The Achromobacter deleyi genome has a window encoding:
- a CDS encoding HpcH/HpaI aldolase family protein: MERPPSDCYGAVLETSNPIRKALLAGAPSGGCWLTLGSPAVAETIAHCGFDWLVVDMEHAPNDVGSLVAQLRAIDAARAHGAASSAAVRVTANDAALVKRAMDCGAQTIVFPNIDTAEDARNAIASMHFPSNGNGGTRGVAGLVRAGTYGQDPGYIGAANAQSCAILQIESAAAVRNVEAIAAVPGADCLFIGTADLAASLGHLGDMAHAAVLEAVAKVISACKAAGKAVGIFANSVEEAASYRRQGVQFIALHSDVAWLARGARQALAQFDSATR, from the coding sequence ATGGAAAGGCCTCCTTCTGATTGTTATGGAGCAGTCTTGGAAACATCGAATCCGATTCGCAAAGCATTGCTGGCCGGCGCGCCTTCGGGGGGATGCTGGTTGACGCTGGGTAGCCCGGCTGTCGCCGAAACCATTGCGCACTGTGGTTTCGACTGGCTGGTGGTGGACATGGAGCACGCGCCCAACGACGTGGGCAGCCTGGTCGCTCAATTGCGGGCCATCGACGCGGCTCGCGCGCATGGCGCCGCGTCAAGCGCCGCGGTGCGCGTCACCGCCAACGATGCCGCGCTGGTCAAGCGGGCCATGGACTGCGGTGCGCAGACGATTGTTTTTCCCAACATCGATACGGCCGAAGACGCGCGCAACGCCATTGCTTCGATGCACTTTCCGAGCAATGGCAATGGCGGCACGCGTGGCGTGGCGGGCCTGGTGCGCGCCGGGACTTACGGACAGGATCCCGGCTACATCGGGGCCGCAAATGCGCAGTCCTGCGCAATTCTGCAAATCGAATCGGCGGCCGCGGTGCGCAATGTCGAGGCGATTGCCGCAGTGCCGGGCGCGGACTGCCTCTTTATCGGCACCGCGGACCTGGCGGCCAGTCTCGGGCACCTGGGCGACATGGCGCATGCGGCCGTCCTGGAGGCCGTGGCCAAGGTGATCAGCGCCTGCAAGGCCGCGGGCAAAGCGGTCGGGATCTTTGCCAACAGCGTCGAAGAGGCGGCTTCATACCGGCGGCAAGGCGTGCAGTTCATTGCCTTGCATTCCGACGTGGCGTGGCTGGCTCGCGGCGCGCGCCAGGCGCTGGCGCAATTCGACTCCGCTACGCGCTAG
- a CDS encoding Lrp/AsnC family transcriptional regulator — MQSKNFDHTDMQILAALQVDGRLSSAELAERVSLTPSPCWRRVKRLEDDGVIRGYRAEVDVKKLGFGVTAFVSISLDKKGAAHVKAFEDAVRDIPEVLSCHCVSGRYDHQLTVIARDLDAFGDLTRYVLGALPGVKEVYTSFVLKEVKGLAHAISLAPE, encoded by the coding sequence ATGCAGAGCAAGAATTTCGACCATACCGACATGCAGATTTTGGCCGCGCTCCAGGTGGACGGACGCCTTTCCAGCGCTGAATTGGCGGAACGCGTTTCGCTGACGCCGTCGCCCTGCTGGCGCCGCGTCAAACGGCTGGAAGACGACGGCGTCATCAGGGGCTACCGCGCCGAAGTGGACGTCAAGAAGCTTGGATTTGGCGTGACCGCTTTCGTGTCCATTTCACTGGACAAGAAAGGCGCCGCCCATGTCAAAGCATTCGAGGACGCCGTCAGGGACATTCCCGAAGTGCTTTCATGCCATTGCGTATCGGGCCGCTACGATCATCAGCTGACCGTCATCGCCCGTGACCTGGATGCCTTTGGCGACCTCACCCGCTACGTGCTGGGTGCTCTTCCCGGGGTCAAGGAGGTGTATACGTCCTTCGTCCTGAAGGAAGTGAAAGGGCTGGCGCACGCCATATCGCTGGCGCCGGAATAA
- a CDS encoding pyridoxal phosphate-dependent aminotransferase yields the protein MHSDSFIEGAGPIARAGVRTLRSSQIREVANAGLGRADVLPFWFGEPDEETPQAFRDAAIAHIASGQTFYVQTLGVPSLRDSLASYVSKLHSRREVDHIAVTSSGTSALMTAVQAIVGNGDHVVVVTPLWPNLVEMPKVLGASVTTVPLSFSPAGWRLDVDALLDALTPDVRALLVNSPNNPTGWVMSAQEQRVVLEHCRKHGIWIISDDVYERYYYDATVAPTFLDIADENDRVISCNSFSKAWLMTGWRIGWLVVPRAVLPEIGKLIEYSNTCTPGFVQTAAQCALEQGEPVIARTVARLRLARDHLAQRLQEVPGVELAGRAPGAMYTFFRIQGVTDSLSFCKDLVARGGLGLAPGTAFGPEGEGYLRWCYASAHDRLDEGVNRLSRFLP from the coding sequence ATGCATTCAGATTCATTCATTGAAGGCGCGGGCCCGATTGCCCGCGCAGGCGTGCGCACCCTGCGGTCTTCGCAGATACGGGAAGTCGCCAATGCGGGCCTGGGGCGCGCGGACGTGCTGCCGTTCTGGTTTGGCGAGCCCGACGAAGAGACGCCACAGGCGTTCCGCGACGCGGCGATCGCGCACATTGCGTCGGGCCAGACGTTCTATGTGCAGACACTGGGCGTGCCCTCATTGCGGGATAGCCTGGCCTCTTACGTAAGCAAGCTGCACAGCCGGCGCGAGGTCGACCATATCGCGGTGACCAGTTCCGGAACTTCGGCGCTGATGACGGCGGTGCAAGCCATCGTCGGCAATGGCGATCATGTGGTCGTGGTGACTCCGCTCTGGCCCAATCTGGTGGAAATGCCCAAAGTGCTGGGCGCGAGTGTCACAACGGTTCCGCTCTCGTTTTCGCCTGCGGGCTGGCGCCTGGATGTCGATGCGCTGCTGGACGCCTTGACGCCCGATGTGCGCGCGCTGCTGGTGAACTCGCCGAACAATCCGACCGGCTGGGTCATGTCGGCGCAGGAGCAGCGCGTTGTTCTCGAGCATTGCCGCAAGCACGGGATCTGGATCATTTCCGACGATGTGTACGAGCGCTATTACTACGACGCGACCGTTGCGCCGACATTCCTGGATATCGCCGACGAGAACGACCGGGTGATCAGCTGCAACTCCTTTTCAAAGGCGTGGCTGATGACCGGCTGGCGCATAGGCTGGCTGGTGGTGCCGCGCGCCGTGCTCCCTGAAATCGGCAAGCTGATCGAATACAGCAATACCTGCACGCCAGGGTTTGTGCAGACCGCCGCGCAATGCGCGCTCGAGCAGGGCGAACCGGTGATCGCGCGCACGGTGGCGCGGCTGCGTCTTGCCCGCGATCATCTCGCGCAGCGCCTCCAGGAGGTTCCCGGCGTCGAACTGGCAGGCCGCGCGCCTGGGGCCATGTACACGTTCTTCCGTATCCAGGGCGTGACCGACAGCCTCTCGTTCTGCAAGGACCTGGTTGCCCGTGGCGGTCTGGGCCTGGCGCCCGGCACGGCATTCGGGCCAGAAGGCGAAGGGTATCTGCGCTGGTGCTATGCGAGCGCGCATGATCGCCTGGACGAAGGCGTGAACCGCCTGTCCCGATTCCTGCCTTGA
- the argE gene encoding acetylornithine deacetylase codes for MNTLEHPRSLEWIERLVRFDTTSRLSNLGLIEAVRDHLTAAGHAPRLIHNAGKDKANLFVTLPAHDGGTQGGIVLSGHTDVVPVDGQAWSSDPFVPEVRDGRLYGRGTCDMKGFIGVAIAMLPEFASRRLRVPVHLALSYDEEVGCLGADAMLQELARLGIRPDSCVVGEPTEMRVISAHKSSNLYRCTVHGRAAHSSLTPHGVNAIEYAARAICHIRDMADRHREHGPFDRDFEVPFSTANTGVISGGLSVNTIPDRCQFEFEFRTIPGVLAPDVIGGLRRYITGELRDRIKAESPLADIELEVLAEVPGFDTAAQAEIAQLAQRLTGARGTEKVAYCTEAGLFQRAGITAVICGPGNLQQAHRADEYVALSQVLLCEQFMGKLADHLTAAE; via the coding sequence ATGAATACGCTTGAGCATCCACGCTCGCTGGAGTGGATCGAACGGCTGGTCCGGTTCGACACCACCAGCCGGCTCTCGAATCTGGGATTGATAGAAGCGGTACGGGATCATTTGACGGCGGCCGGGCACGCGCCCCGGCTGATCCACAACGCGGGCAAGGACAAGGCGAATCTCTTCGTGACGCTGCCGGCCCACGACGGGGGCACGCAAGGCGGCATCGTGCTGTCCGGCCACACGGATGTGGTCCCCGTGGACGGACAGGCATGGAGCAGCGATCCTTTCGTTCCCGAAGTGCGTGACGGAAGGCTGTACGGCCGCGGCACTTGCGACATGAAGGGCTTTATCGGCGTGGCGATCGCCATGCTGCCGGAGTTCGCGTCGCGGCGTCTGCGCGTGCCCGTGCACCTGGCCTTGAGCTATGACGAGGAGGTGGGGTGCCTCGGGGCCGACGCGATGCTGCAGGAATTGGCCCGCCTGGGCATACGCCCGGACAGCTGCGTGGTGGGAGAACCCACGGAGATGCGCGTCATTTCCGCGCATAAGAGCAGCAACCTGTACCGATGCACCGTGCACGGGCGGGCCGCGCATTCTTCGCTGACGCCGCATGGCGTCAATGCCATCGAATACGCGGCGCGGGCCATCTGCCATATACGCGACATGGCCGACAGACATCGCGAGCACGGGCCGTTCGATCGGGATTTCGAGGTGCCGTTTTCCACGGCGAATACCGGCGTCATTTCGGGCGGCCTGTCGGTCAACACCATCCCCGACCGGTGCCAGTTCGAATTCGAGTTTCGAACCATCCCGGGCGTCCTGGCGCCGGACGTGATCGGCGGCTTGCGCCGCTATATCACCGGCGAGCTGCGCGACCGGATCAAGGCGGAGAGCCCATTGGCCGATATCGAGCTTGAGGTGCTGGCGGAGGTGCCCGGGTTCGACACGGCCGCGCAGGCGGAGATCGCGCAGCTGGCGCAGAGATTGACGGGAGCGCGCGGTACGGAAAAGGTGGCTTATTGCACCGAGGCCGGATTGTTCCAGCGGGCGGGAATAACCGCTGTCATCTGCGGCCCCGGAAATCTGCAGCAGGCGCACCGGGCAGACGAGTATGTAGCGCTGTCGCAAGTTCTTCTATGCGAACAGTTCATGGGAAAGCTCGCGGATCATCTGACGGCCGCCGAGTAA